The genomic segment TCAGCAGAGGATGAAAGTGCATACTCAACCTTTTGGGTTACTCTACTGAAGCCAGCCATCCCTCCGTAAAGGATTTCGGCTGAACGAATCGCACCTTTAAGAACGGAATGCCCTACCGCTCTGTTCTTTATATTGATGGCTGCGTTATGGTCACGGTCTAGCTCATATCCACATGAGCAACTATGCCAGCGAATATGCAGTTTTTTGGGTACTTTTTTACCGCAATTGGAGCAATCTTGTGAGGTGTTATGAGCGCTTACTGGGATTACCAACAAACCAGCATTTTCGGCTTTATTTGTCAGTATCGACAGAAAGTTTGACCACCCAGCATCCAACACAGATTTAGCTAATCGGGTACGAGCAAGACCTTTTACATTCAGATCTTCATGAGCTACCACGTCATATTTTGATAGCAGATAATTAGCTGTCTTGAAGTGGAAATCTTTCCGCTTGTCTGCAACTTTCTTGTGTTGCTTTCCTAGTTGCTTGATGGCTTTAAGTCTACCGTTGCTTCCCTTTTTTCTACGTGATACCCGTTTTTGAATAACCCGCAGACGTTTTTGCGCTTTACGGTAGTGTTGAGGAATAGTAACAGTTTCACCTTCGGAAGTTGTCAAGAATTCCTTCAACCCTACATCAATACCGGTAATTAACTCAGGATTGAAATCTGGCTTTATCTCAGGAACAGTTTTATCTTCTAAAGAGAGCGTTACATAGTAGCCATCAGATTTCTTGGTGATAGATACTGTCTTAACCTTAAAACCATCTGGTATTGGACGATGCAACACAACCTTGATTTTTCCAAGCATTGGGAGGTTAATCAGGCTACCCTGGAAACATCCATCTTTCATCTGAGGATAAATGAATGTGCGGTAACGATTACGAGGCTTGTCGGGTAAGAGAGGATACGTCGCCGTACCTCTCTCCCCTAAGAACCGGACGTGACAGTTCCCCATCATCCGGCTCAAGCTCTCTTGTACACAGGTTGCTGCCCACTATGTAGGTGTTTGTGGCATTCTTTGTGGACATGAACTAAGTTATTCACTTCGTCGCTGCCTCCGTTAGCCACTTCTACTTTATGGTGGGTATCAATGCGTTCCCCATTGAAGAGGTGTTCACCGCAGATTGGGCATCGCCAGTTTTGGTTTTGCGCTATTAGATATAGCTTGGAACCTTTGGCGAAGTATGCTTTGCCATACCTGGTTTGTCGCTGTTCCCAGTACATTCTCAGTGTTGGGTCGTCGGGTGACGCCCTCTCTTTGACTTTGATGTGTCGGGTGATTTCCGTAGTAGCCATCTTGAAGATGAAGCTTTCTTTGGATTTTCCCCTTCTGTCTCTGGCTTTAGCTGTGAATACCCAATGGTCGCCCTTTATTCTTCCAAAATATCGGGGGATGACCCATTCCACTCCTTTGTTGGGATGTCTTTTCTTTGCCCATCTGATGAGCAACTTTACCATCCTGTGGTCGAAGTAGTTGAATGTGCGGCTGCTTACTCCATGTTTATAGTAGTTTGCCCAACCCCTCAGTATTGGGTTCAGGACACTGATGACCGTTTCCGGTTGGACGTTCGGATGTTCGTCTAACCAGGTTTTTATTTGGTTTATTTTGTCCTTTACTTTTTCCTGTTGGGGCTTGATGAGGCATTTGCCTTGGTATTGCTTTATATTGAACCCCAGAAAGTTAAAACCTTCTGAGATATGTTTGATTTGGGTCTTTTCCTCATTGAGTTGTAGACCCTTTTTGGCTAACCAGGCTTTTATTTCCGGCAGGATTGCTTCTATTTCTTCCTTAGTTTCAGCAGTGACTATGAAGTCGTCAGCGTAGCGGATAAATCCATACTTCCTGTACTTATGTTTGCTATGGACTTTTTTATTTCCGTACTGGTACGTTTTTCCCCACTTGGTTTTTGTGAGGCTTCCCAGCCATTCGTCCATTCCATCTAACGCGATGTTGGCTAGTAAGGGTGAAATGATTCCGCCTTGCGGGGTGCCGCTTTCCGTTTCATGGAATACTTCTGATTCGATGTATCCTGCCTTCAGCCACTGTTTAATTAACTCTCTTCCCGGTATTTCTCCGATAGTTTTGAGTACATATTCGTGACTGATGTTGTCAAATGCTCCCTTGATATCGGCGTCTAATACCCAAGTGTCTTTGCCTTTTTGTAGTCTGGCGAAGCACTGTTCTATGGCATCGTGACATCCTCTACCCGGTCGAAAGCCGTAACTGTTTGCCTCAAAGCGGGCTTCCCAGATTGGCTCTAGGGCATTTTTGACTATTGCCTGTGCGATGCGGTCGTTAACGGTCGGAATTCCTAGTGGACGGCGTTTGCCATTGGATTTTGGTATATATATCCTCTTGGTTGGCTTGACCCTCCAAGGTTGGAAGTCTTTCCATTCATTGACTAGCTTCACCCTGTCTTGGGGTGTTTTCACCTTTTGACCATCTGTGCCTGCTGTTCGCTTGCCTTGATTGTCTTGGGTTACTCTTCGCACGGACACAAGAAGATTGGAGTAACTTCGCATTAGCAATTTCATCAGGTTTCTCACCTGATTCCATCGCTTTTCCTGTGTAGCACGATAAATTCTGTGTCTCAGGTTCTTAATCCTTTTGTTCACGGTCTTCCAGTTAATGTCAGACCATTCTGCTAAGGCTTCCTTGGCTCCGATGTCCTTACGGACTCTATCTTTCACTTTCGGTTCAGTTCCTTATACTTCCGATTTATCGTTGAGAACCTGTTGGAAGTCTGCCATCTTTCAATGTGAGGCAAATTTTGAACCTCTATCCCTTGCATTACCAAAGGCGTTCGCTTTCTCCAACATCCTTTACCCTCTAGATAGTTCCATCTTCCTTACGGTTGACCTACTCACAATATCGACCATTTCTTGCGAGAATCTATAGGGCTTAC from the Aerosakkonema funiforme FACHB-1375 genome contains:
- the ltrA gene encoding group II intron reverse transcriptase/maturase codes for the protein MKDRVRKDIGAKEALAEWSDINWKTVNKRIKNLRHRIYRATQEKRWNQVRNLMKLLMRSYSNLLVSVRRVTQDNQGKRTAGTDGQKVKTPQDRVKLVNEWKDFQPWRVKPTKRIYIPKSNGKRRPLGIPTVNDRIAQAIVKNALEPIWEARFEANSYGFRPGRGCHDAIEQCFARLQKGKDTWVLDADIKGAFDNISHEYVLKTIGEIPGRELIKQWLKAGYIESEVFHETESGTPQGGIISPLLANIALDGMDEWLGSLTKTKWGKTYQYGNKKVHSKHKYRKYGFIRYADDFIVTAETKEEIEAILPEIKAWLAKKGLQLNEEKTQIKHISEGFNFLGFNIKQYQGKCLIKPQQEKVKDKINQIKTWLDEHPNVQPETVISVLNPILRGWANYYKHGVSSRTFNYFDHRMVKLLIRWAKKRHPNKGVEWVIPRYFGRIKGDHWVFTAKARDRRGKSKESFIFKMATTEITRHIKVKERASPDDPTLRMYWEQRQTRYGKAYFAKGSKLYLIAQNQNWRCPICGEHLFNGERIDTHHKVEVANGGSDEVNNLVHVHKECHKHLHSGQQPVYKRA